Proteins from one Podospora pseudoanserina strain CBS 124.78 chromosome 1, whole genome shotgun sequence genomic window:
- a CDS encoding hypothetical protein (EggNog:ENOG503P4C8): MPADFEKVEYWRKRFTKEESFEWLTSSGSFFSILEPLLTPLSIGSTVLHLGSGTSDLHVYFRRHFPQLQVINMDYEPLALERGKAMESNEFGNVEMGYQVQDVTLPLELDLGQRGKVRMVIDKSTVDAVSCGGDENVIKMAEAIHDVLNKEEGVWISLSFSDSRFEMDSKRVQELFEVSVLTKVATGPKRLESDPDIWHWCWLLRPRATTT, translated from the coding sequence ATGCCGGCCGACTTTGAAAAAGTTGAATATTGGCGCAAACGCTTCACCAAGGAAGAGTCCTTTGAATGGCTCACGTCGTCTGGCTCCtttttctccatcctcgagcCTCTTCTTACGCCGCTGTCAATAGGCTCAACAGTGCTCCACCTCGGCTCGGGAACAAGCGACCTACATGTGTACTTTCGACGTCACTTTCCACAGCTACAAGTCATAAACATGGACTACGAGCCTCTAGCTCTTGAACGGGGGAAGGCGATGGAGAGCAACGAGTTTGGCAATGTCGAAATGGGGTATCAGGTGCAGGATGTCACGTTGCCGTTGGAACTAGACCTGGGGCAAAGAGGAAAAGTGAGGATGGTCATCGACAAAAGCACCGTCGATGCTGTTTCTTGCGGCGGGGATGAGAATGTCATCAAGATGGCAGAGGCCATACACGATGTGCTgaacaaggaggagggcgtgTGGATATCGCTCAGCTTTTCGGACTCGAGGTTTGAGATGGACAGCAAGAGGGTGCAGGAGCTGTTTGAGGTGTCGGTGCTGACCAAGGTGGCTACTGGCCCAAAAAGGCTCGAGAGCGATCCTGATATATGGCAttggtgttggctgctgaGGCCAAGGGCGACGACGACCTAG
- a CDS encoding hypothetical protein (EggNog:ENOG503P95R; COG:S), with product MSHSRRELRISRPTMSPPLAATASSSSPTPSPPSQSSSRKRPSPGTPDSDSSHSSKRRKRESMEDVNARYERFGVRPPPPLTNQYRFRLFVDRINRRQWEFLPNIANQKLSYNGESISLHELVHIFKEEFGQGSTSKLHIAAMVGGDIHPNPPAGKLKLFRPDPVAARICVRNLTPERGRAGSMRSPERTEYARHMVVSFDKGKISSIYDMREEPPRISRRKLAAAKPRRVLPVPGLRPPPPPVSIDLKTFYEDYIDAINSGVEHMHQEVRPFCKTGGVTHNGVHLSVDKYINLMRDAMDHVPDLKFQVHTCAVDEGRQMIAARLEFVGTPVKSWMGASPTGDEVEWSEHVFYWLEHGKISDVISIVDWETYREGLGQ from the coding sequence ATGTCGCACAGCCGGCGAGAGTTGCGGATATCGCGGCCCACCATGTCGCCGCCCTTGGCTGCCACagcgtcatcatcatcacctactccatcaccgccatcacagTCGTCATCAAGAAAAAGACCATCGCCAGGGACGCCAGATTCAGACAGCTCACACAGCTCCAAAAGGCGCAAGCGGGAATCCATGGAGGACGTCAACGCCCGATACGAGCGCTTCGGCGTGaggccacctccaccattAACAAATCAATATCGATTCCGCCTGTTTGTCGACCGTATCAACAGGCGCCAGTGGGAGTTTTTGCCCAACATCGCCAACCAGAAGCTCTCCTACAATGGAGAGTCAATTTCTCTGCACGAACTTGTCCACATTTTCAAAGAGGAGTTTGGCCAAGGCTCGACCAGCAAGCTGCACATCGCCGCCATGGTCGGCGGGGATATTCACCCAAACCCGCCAGCTGGCAAGCTCAAGCTGTTCAGACCTGATCCTGTCGCGGCCAGGATATGTGTCCGGAATCTGACTCCCGAGAGGGGCAGAGCTGGTAGCATGCGCTCCCCTGAAAGGACCGAGTATGCCAGACACATGGTGGTTAGCTTCGATAAGGGAAAGATCAGCAGTATCTACGATATGAGGGAAGAGCCACCAAGGATATCAAGACGCAagctggctgctgccaagCCCAGAAGAGTGTTACCAGTACCCGGGCtgcgaccaccacctccacctgtCTCGATCGACCTCAAGACGTTCTATGAGGATTAcatcgacgccatcaacTCCGGGGTCGAGCACATGCATCAGGAGGTCAGGCCGTTTTGCAAGACTGGGGGAGTGACGCACAATGGAGTGCACCTGTCGGTAGACAAGTACATCAATCTCATGCGAGACGCCATGGACCACGTCCCCGATCTCAAGTTCCAGGTGCACACTTGCGCCGTGGACGAAGGGAGGCAGATGATTGCAGCGAGGCTAGAGTTTGTCGGAACCCCGGTCAAGAGCTGGATGGGCGCATCGCCCAccggtgacgaggttgaaTGGTCAGAACATGTATTCTACTGGCTGGAACATGGGAAGATTTCAGATGTCATCAGCATCGTGGATTGGGAGACGTACCGGGAAGGGCTAGGGCAGTGA
- a CDS encoding hypothetical protein (EggNog:ENOG503NZAF; COG:Q), translated as MATVPQVRRVAVIGVGPAGAIATDALAKEQAFDVVRVFDRRPIIGGTWVYTPHLPAAIPSLPLLLAGKADVAVPVPEQFPTETLKSEQVNSHQLRFSDSAQHEHLHSNIHPDIMGYTQEPLPWTLSGRSVQRYGLDGPFRHREVIRTWIEDIFTREGSDKHLSLHTTVERAEKVNGEWVLTLRKDGKGDKDYWWQERFDGLVVASGHYNVPWIPETEGLIEFDKRWPGRIQHSKRFRNGEKYKGKKTIVVGGSVSAHEIVHEILPFAQKPLISSIRRDPIPSFGWTPFIHPHIVIKKQISSLCPTTGTVFFTDGSKVKDVDHIIFATGYTFSFPFLPVVQERVEKAYRRLPGVYQHTFDILDPTLTFVGMLGGGFTFKVYEWQAVAVARHLAGRAQPLPPVADQQRWEAKRAAAKKGGKDYYSIAPDYKDFFEFLRKIAGDPKEGTTGRMLPAFCDEWLTVWKGMVAHKLRGFEERERAEEEVKKEPLRARL; from the exons ATGGCCACAGTCCCTCAAGTCCGCAGAGTAGCTGTGATTGGTGTTGGCCCAGCTGGTGCTATTGCTACAGATGCTCTTGCCAAAGAACAGGCTTTTGATGTGGTCAGAGTGTTTGATAGGAGACCCATAATTGGGGGTACATG GGTCTACACACCTCATCTCCCGGCCGCCATCCCCTCTCTtccgttgttgttggcgggAAAGGCAGATGTTGCCGTGCCTGTGCCGGAGCAATTCCCCACCGAAACGCTAAAGAGCGAGCAAGTAAACTCACACCAACTGAGGTTTAGCGACTCAGCCCAGCATGAGCACCTGCACAGCAACATCCACCCAGACATAATGGGCTATACGCAAGAGCCGCTGCCTTGGACGCTCAGCGGTAGAAGCGTGCAGAGATACGGTTTGGACGGCCCCTTCCGGCATCGTGAGGTGATTCGAACGTGGATAGAAGATATCTTCACCCGGGAAGGGAGTGACAAGCACTTGAGCTTGCACACTACAgtggagagggcggagaaggtCAACGGGGAGTGGGTGCTGACTCTTCGGAAAGACGGGAAAGGAGACAAGGACTATTGGTGGCAGGAGAGGTTTGACGGGTTGGTCGTGGCAAGTGGACATTATAATGTCCCTTGGATTCCAGAGACGGAAGGATTGATTGAATTTGACAAACGTTGGCCGGGGAGAATCCAGCATAGCAAACGTTTTAGGAACGGGGAAAAGTACAAGGGAAAA AAAACGATTGTTGTGGGTGGGTCAGTTTCCGCTCATGAAATCGTGCATGAAATCCTTCCTTTTGCCCAAAAGCCCCTCATTTCTTCCATCAGGAGAGATCCGATCCCATCATTTGGCTGGACGCCGTTCATACACCCTCACATTGtgatcaagaagcagatATCAAGTCTGTGTCCGACGACAGGGACAGTCTTTTTCACGGACGGATCTAAAGTCAAGGATGTGGACCATATCATCTTTGCTACCGGCTACACGTTCAGCTTTCCGTTTCTACCAGTTGTTCAGGAGAGAGTGGAGAAAGCATACAGGAGACTTCCGGGCGTTTATCAGCATACGTTTGATATTCTCGACCCAACACTCACATTTGTTGGCATG cttggaggagggtttACATTCAAGGTATATGAGTGGCAAGCCGTTGCCGTGGCTCGTCACTTGGCTGGTCGTGCTCAGCCGTTACCACCAGTTGCTGATCAACAACGCTGGGAAGCAAAGAGAGCGGCTGCCAAGAAAGGGGGCAAAGACTATTACAGCATTGCTCCGGATTACAAAGACTTTTTCGAGTTTTTGAGAAAAATTGCGGGCGATCCCAAGGAGGGAACAACAGGCCGAATGCTGCCCGCATTTTGCGATGAGTGGCTGACAGTTTGGAAGGGCATGGTGGCTCACAAACtcagggggtttgaggagagggaaagggcagaggaggaggtgaaaaAAGAACCACTTAGGGCTCGATTGTGA
- a CDS encoding hypothetical protein (COG:K; EggNog:ENOG503NY55) yields the protein MPPGRPNTLKRASDSTGSDQGDGASTKVKLPRLERGPEDFSSVVKSKLQSYTRTGQACDRCKVRKIRCDALPEGCSHCTNQNLECYVTDRVTGRTERRGYLQQLEREKGAMLAHIRSLEKLLENHGVEVRPWQFPGYNNTYPEGMVFDAVGNPLKNSWSQVGLVWVKGGRQKPPSERSSSTRYPLIEARPANNHLGVSSDKEPLSSIKGTTLSILGTTLDITASFDGPDMDEPPAGTTFGTPLYNKSVQAFFQTSLNIHPAPPNVELPSRHDAFTYAEWYFLTLSPFLPILHKPSFLQLLRRIYDEPNFKPSVPELVITHMVFATIYFQYGVRNREKPEQYVQLNDLSNKHYHWCLSKFYDLATTQSVTAVQALAMMMSHTRNFPKPGCALTLASFAFMKAIELNLHRAIKIPGGGTTLENETRKRVWWAILALYSTINGRLGRPMPLSIQEFDVEFPIAIPDEFLGEEGVLDESKVGHCNYQVGLMGFKVTPLLIEMFSKLYGARRDPSTYVDVVRELEDGMRNMLDNLPEELNVETTKPEAKVFALYTQAFCLEFTLCLRHPSVCMTDDPKFCAENTRICEETVKKLLKVVSTLHTLKSLDTTWYQLAVYVAAIFTQLVAQWERRFETTVLEVASTREDMATWLAIIGEIGRLLGTGNRLATEVGVIIERTLGWIEQDMARKDASSQDIQPHSLKSQQDPSHGLSAVASGGTQPDQQPAPINGNGYYDSGPVPSSTTPYPALTYADQGAVQQNGGAATFDSADGASYLYAAASAATAASVSPNGSTPVEPTNPLIAFASQATQHVAGQSTDDWRPQAQASAAAQMMAHNAANTWQDWTAAIAGAGGNNSQERFSASALLTLGSGRPGDVQLGHVVEGVPTQADAMGVGNVANTHSGAQWPLLLFHDGTGVPGGGGGGGA from the exons ATGCCTCCAGGCCGCCCAAACACCTTGAAGCGGGCCAGTGACTCCACCGGTTCTGACCAAGGCGACGGCGCTTCCACCAAGGTGAAGCTGCCGCGTCTCGAACGCGGTCCCGAGGACTTTTCCAGCGTTGTCAAGTCCAAGCTGCAATCGTACACCCGGACAGGCCAGGCTTGCGACAGGTGCAAG GTTAGAAAGATTCGCTGCGATGCGCTCCCCGAAGGATGCTCCCATTGTACCAACCAGAATCTCGAATGCTATGTCACCGACCGAGTCACGGGGCGCACCGAGCGTCGAGGATACTTGCAACAGTTAGAGCGTGAAAAGGGTGCCATGCTGGCTCACATACGGTCGCTGGAAAAACTGCTGGAGAACCATGGCGTCGAGGTCAGGCCGTGGCAGTTCCCTGGGTACAACAACACCTACCCTGAAGGTATGGTTTTTGACGCTGTGGGCAACCCTCTCAAGAACTCCTGGTCTCAGGTCGGCTTGGTGTGGGTAAAGGGAGGCCGGCAAAAACCGCCATCGGAGCGCAGCTCGAGCACGCGATATCCCCTGATCGAAGCGAGGCCTGCCAACAACCATCTCGGCGTGTCTTCGGACAAGGAGCCGCTGAGCTCCATCAAGGGAACTACATTGTCTATCCTGGGCACCACTCTCGATATTACAGCCTCGTTTGACGGCCCAGATATGGACGAACCGCCGGCGGGCACGACTTTTGGCACGCCCCTGTACAACAAATCTGTCCAGGCCTTCTTCCAGACCTCGctcaacatccatcccgCCCCGCCCAACGTTGAATTGCCTTCTCGACATGACGCCTTCACCTATGCCGAGTGGTACTTTCTGACCCTGTCACCGTTTCTTCCCATCTTGCACAAGCCTTCCTTTCTCCAGCTG TTGAGGCGCATTTACGATGAGCCAAACTTCAAACCTTCAGTCCCGGAACTGGTCATTACCCACATGGTGTTTGCTACCATCTATTTCCAGTATGGTGTTCGAAACAGAGAAAAGCCGGAGCAGTACGTTCAGCTCAACGACCTGTCCAACAAGCACTACCACTGGTGCCTCAGCAAGTTCTATGATCTTGCCACAACCCAGTCTGTCACGGCTGTCCAAGCTCTcgccatgatgatgtcgcACACTCGAAACTTCCCCAAGCCCGGCTGTGCTCTGACGCTGGCCAGTTTTGCCTTTATGAAGGCAATCGAGCTGAATCTGCATCGTGCGATCAAGATTCCCGGCGGTGGCACAACGTTGGAAAACGAAACGCGAAAACGCGTGTGGTGGGCCATTCTGGCCTTGTATAGCACCATCAACGGTCGACTCGGCCGGCCGATGCCCCTGTCTATCCAAGAGTTCGACGTGGAATTCCCCATTGCGATTCCGGATGAGTTTctgggagaagagggggtgcTGGACGAGTCCAAAGTTGGACATTGCAACTACCAAGTTGGTCTGATGGGATTCAAAGTGACGCCTTTGCTGATCGAAATGTTTTCCAAACTGTATGGTGCGCGGCGGGACCCAAGCACGTACGTCGACGTGGTCCGAGAATTGGAGGATGGAATGCGCAACATGCTCGACAATCTTCCCGAGGAGCTCAACGTAGAAACGACCAAACCTGAAGCAAAGGTTTTTGCGCTTTATACGCAGGCGTTTTGTCTCGAGTTTACCTTGTGTCTGAGACATCCTTCGGTTTGTATGACGGACGATCCCAAGTTTTGTGCGGAAAATACCAGGATATGCGAAGAGACCGTAAAGAAGCTGCTCAAGGTGGTGTCGACGTTGCACACGCTAAAGTCGCTCGATACGACGTGGTATCAGCTGGCCGTGTACGtggccgccatcttcacGCAGCTTGTTGCGCAGTGGGAGCGGCGGTTTGAGACGACGGTCTTGGAGGTTGCCAGTACCCGTGAGGACATGGCCACATGGCTGGCCATCATTGGGGAGATTGGGCGTTTGCTTG GTACAGGGAACCGTCTGGCTACCGAAGTTGGGGTCATCATCGAACGCACACTGGGCTGGATCGAGCAGGACATGGCCCGTAAGGATGCCTCCTCGCAGGACATTCAGCCACACAGCTTGAAGTCTCAACAGGACCCCAGCCATGGCTTATCGGCCGTCGCCAGCGGAGGGACACAACCAGACCAACAGCCCGCTCCCATCAACGGAAACGGCTACTACGATTCGGGTCCCGTACCCAGCTCCACCACGCCGTATCCGGCCCTGACGTACGCGGACCAAGGTGCTGTACAGCAAAACGGCGGTGCTGCAACGTTCGACTCGGCGGATGGCGCGTCGTACCTCTATGCGGCTGCgtcggcagcaacagcggcAAGCGTCTCCCCCAACGGTTCTACGCCTGTCgagccaaccaacccactGATTGCATTCGCATCACAGGCAACACAACATGTTGCCGGACAGTCAACAGACGACTGGcgtccccaagcccaagcatCGGCTGCTGCACAAATGATGGCGCACAACGCGGCAAACACATGGCAAGACTGGACTGCCGCTATCGCGGGCGCCGGCGGGAACAACAGCCAGGAGCGCTTCAGCGCGAGTGCGTTGCTTACTCTAGGGTCAGGCAGGCCAGGTGACGTCCAGCTGGGCCACGTTGTCGAGGGTGTACCAACGCAGGCCGATGCCATGGGTGTTGGAAACGTTGCCAACACCCATTCCGGTGCGCAATGGCCACTGTTATTATTCCACGACGGCACCGGTGTGccgggaggcggtggaggaggcggcgctTGA
- a CDS encoding hypothetical protein (EggNog:ENOG503P3KH; COG:K), translating into MSKRPASSETSDLSTTSKRPKPPSNITMSLERIPLEHIPPNYRVYGALFRDVSNASFLQTQLISRNPEFEYAFIDASTIVSRVHLLAAVWNAVYSSVEGNLRTPNVHSEVVASLNINNNIADGYRRWGITSDKTKDLVVVKILSSPEPLPQAEQENEAEEVLSHLTSQIEGRLVRLTDQEIAEVTDWQKVRKYYKLNGVPVLDQTKDEAVKRKKMESMAIMGMALRGL; encoded by the exons ATGAGCAAAAGACCAGCGTCCAGCGAGACCTCTGAcctctcaaccacctcgaaacgtcccaaacccccttccaacatcaccatgtcCCTCGAGCGCATCCCCCTCGAACATATTCCCCCAAACTACAGGGTATACGGAGCTCTGTTTCGCGACGTATCCAACGCTTCCTTTCTCCAAACTCAGCTGATTTCCCGCAACCCCGAATTTGAATATGCCTTTATCGATGCTTCTACCATTGTCTCGCGCGTCCATCTCCTCGCAGCTGTCTGGAACGCAGTCTATAGCTCGGTGGAAGGAAACTTGAGGACGCCAAATGTGCACTCCGAAGTGGTGGCTTCCCTGAATATCAACAACAAT ATTGCCGACGGGTACAGACGATGGGGTATAACGTctgacaagaccaaggacTTGGTCGTGGTCAAGATTCTCTCCTCGCCCGAACCGCTACCACAGGCCGAGCAAGAAAATGAAGCCGAGGAAGTCTTGTCACATCTAACATCGCAGATAGAGGGACGACTAGTAAGATTAACAGACCAGGAGATCGCAGAAGTCACGGACTGGCAAAAAGTCAGGAAATACTACAAGCTGAACGGAGTTCCAGTCTTGGACCAGACAAAAGATGAGGCGgtaaaaaggaaaaagatggAGAGCATGGCTATCATGGGCATGGCGCTGAGGGGACTGtag
- a CDS encoding hypothetical protein (EggNog:ENOG503PBC1; COG:E) — protein sequence MASLPRPLPGMLLPRSMSKRRAIAAINSSGQAGFLVRCGRHNIILIPSRESSSTSTRSVHYSSTQSSPSSNLTLSGVPSPSLLPNHQHHHQPQGAGMGPPKPAPLSVLPLVTVLRSWMTATISSSPFLLPPSLAIMSMLAHTTNPVLNPDSNPLLRALLKKTFYAQFCAGEQPAEVARTIKGLKDVGFEGVILGYAKEVVTPHGQEGTGSLPKHVAEETKVDMEEIDSWAQGTLMTVLLANRGDYVALKFTGAGVLALQCLRQGADPSPQLKKAIESICVLAQSRGVRLLFDAEQAAVQGGIDKWTVEFMERYNRTQPVVYGTYQAYLKSTPETLSQHLQEAKKKGFVLGVKLVRGAYLGSDPRQLIHDIKEDTDKAYDGIAEALLKRDWQVGPLKGEGQFPDVSMVVATHNRDSVVRAKRILQHESKTNDVAFAQLQGMADEVSCELVAFNQQEATEKQEKAKAYKYLVWGSTGECMKYLLRRAYENRDAVQRTVGSRDAMRAEVLRRLKSLFGLA from the coding sequence ATGGCATCGCTCCCCAGGCCTTTGCCTGGCATGCTTCTGCCCCGGAGCATGTCCAAGAGACGGGCGATCGCTGCAATCAACTCCAGCGGACAAGCAGGTTTCCTTGTGCGGTGCGGCCGCCACAACATCATACTAATTCCTTCCAGAGagtcatcatccacatcaacTCGATCAGTACACTACTCCTCTACACAGTCGTCACCATCCAGCAACCTGACACTATCAGGAGTACCATCGCCGTCACTGCTCCCCaatcatcagcatcaccaccaaccacaaggCGCCGGTATGGGGCCACCAAAACCGGCGCCTCTCTCAGTCTTACCTCTGGTCACCGTGCTCAGGTCATGGATGACGGCCACGATATCCTCGTCGCCATTCCTCTTACCTCCCTCACTGGCCATCATGTCCATGCTGGCCCATACAACCAACCCAGTTCTCAACCCTGACTCAAACCCACTGTTGCGAGCTCTGCTGAAGAAGACGTTTTATGCCCAATTCTGCGCCGGCGAGCAGCCTGCCGAGGTAGCCAGGACGATCAAGGGCCTCAAAGACGTGGGGTTTGAAGGGGTGATTTTGGGCTATGCCAAAGAGGTCGTCACCCCGCATGGACAGGAGGGAACGGGTTCTTTGCCAAAGCATGTTGCGGAAGAGACCAAGGTCGAcatggaggagattgacaGCTGGGCTCAGGGGACGCTCATGACCGTGCTACTGGCCAACAGGGGGGATTATGTGGCCCTCAAGTTTACCGGGGCGGGCGTGCTGGCATTGCAGTGTCTACGGCAGGGGGCGGATCCCTCACCACAGCTGAAAAAGGCGATCGAGAGCATATGTGTATTGGCCCAGTCAAGGGGTGTCAGGTTACTATTCGACGCTGAGCAAGCCGCCGTCCAGGGCGGAATTGACAAGTGGACGGTGGAGTTTATGGAGAGGTACAACAGAACCCAGCCGGTGGTGTATGGGACATATCAGGCTTATCTCAAGTCGACTCCCGAAACGTTGAGTCAACATCTAcaggaagccaagaagaaggggttcGTACTGGGCGTCAAACTGGTCAGAGGCGCGTACCTGGGGAGCGACCCAAGGCAGCTGATACACGACATCAAGGAGGACACAGACAAGGCATACGACGGTATTGCGGAGGCGTTGCTCAAAAGGGATTGGCAAGTCGGGCCGTTGAAGGGAGAGGGTCAGTTTCCAGACGTGTCCATGGTAGTGGCTACCCACAACAGAGATTCCGTGGTCAGGGCAAAGAGAATACTGCAGCACGAGAGCAAGACCAACGATGTAGCATTTGCGCAGCTGCAGGGGATGGCGGATGAAGTCAGTTGCGAGCTCGTTGCGTTTAACCAACAAGAAGCGACTGAGAAGCaggaaaaggccaaggcgTACAAGTACTTGGTGTGGGGTTCAACAGGAGAGTGCATGAAGTATCTGCTGAGGCGAGCGTACGAGAACAGAGATGCGGTGCAGCGCACAGTTGGGTCGAGAGACGCCATGAGGGCCGAGGTCTTGAGGAGGCTCAAGTCGTTGTTTGGATTGGCCTGA
- a CDS encoding hypothetical protein (EggNog:ENOG503P3C3), with translation MLTGHESKDIFTMATHPASAPAAQIPAPPQQDDVPVGYQKPSKEEIEAFYISSRLSMPPMIRLPLATMLSFGTGFLVGAGHGSKIASLQFRAEHAHKLPSTATGWYLYHKSKNYIAARGGLREGLKMGTKIGVWTTAVFSIEHMFDEYRGTADLFNTVTSMVTCAGVFSLWNRYSLPLAARTTKTALVVGTLYGGIQDILAAKRGRRLQYVEYIKRKIRTLKQKA, from the exons ATGCTGACAGGACACGAGTCCAAAGATATATTCACCATGGCTACTCATCCGGCGTCTGCCCCAGCAGCTCAAATCCCAGCCCCGCCCCAGCAAGACGATGTCCCGGTCGGCTATCAAAAGCCCAGTAAAGAAGAAATCGAGGCATTCTACATTTCTTCGCGCTTGTCGATGCCCCCTATGATTCGGCTGCCGCTCGCCACAATGCTGTCTTTTGGCACTGGCTTCCTTGTCGGAGCAGGGCACGGCAGCAAGATCGCCAGTCTCCAGTTCCGTGCCGAGCACGCCCACAAGCTGCCCTCGACCGCCACCGGCTGGTATCTGTACCACAAGAGCAAGAATTACATCGCAGCCCGCGGAGGCCTACGTGAGGGGCTAAAGATGGGAACCAAGATTGGTGTCTGGACCACGGCTGTGTTTTCCATTGAGCACATGTTTGACGAGTATCGCGGCACTGCCGATCTGTTCAACACTGTGACGTCCATGGTGACTTGTGCTGGAGTCTTTAGCCTCTGGA ACCGTTACTCATTACCCCTCGCAGCCCGAACCACCAAGACAGCCCTCGTGGTCGGTACCCTCTACGGCGGAATACAAGACATCCTGGCGGCTAAGAGGGGCCGGCGTCTGCAATACGTCGAGTATATCAAGCGCAAGATCAGGACCTTAAAGCAAAAGGCATGA
- a CDS encoding hypothetical protein (EggNog:ENOG503P7EN), protein MPPRSAAVIDDSPTALTIILKHGITSVFLFASPSWTFEKLSANLLEVLRDRYPEGVPKSTEKESTITPIPTEDAHVRVVFGTPRDADDYTRGFKKFDVSPEDTLGKKGLKKVSTLAFALLEPDQDEDEPVKFEVAFPINDVEA, encoded by the exons ATG CCTCCACGTTCTGCCGCCGTCATTGACGACTCGCCTACTGCTCTTACAATCATACTCAAGCACGGCATTACCAGCGTCTTCCTCTTTGCGTCTCCATCATGGACCTTTGAGAAGCTCTCCGCAAATCTTCTTGAGGTCTTGCGTGACCGCTATCCAGAGGGCGTGCCCAAATCTACCGAGAAAGAATCCACCATTACGCCCATTCCAACTGAAGACGCCCACGTCAGAGTCGTGTTTGGCACGCCCAGAGATGCCGACGACTACACCAGGGGGTTCAAGAAGTTTGACGTGAGCCCGGAGGATACTTTGGGCaagaaggggttgaagaaggttAGCACTCTTGCGTTTGCGCTGCTGGAACCAGAccaggatgaggacgagcCAGTCAAGTTTGAGGTCGCCTTTCCAATCAACGATGTCGAGGCCTAA